A part of Verrucomicrobiia bacterium genomic DNA contains:
- a CDS encoding sigma-70 family RNA polymerase sigma factor — MSDITLVLQAVGRGEKQASEELLPLVYDELRQLAAARMARESAGHTLQPTALVHEAWLQLVGEGSRSWANRAHFFGAAADAMRRILVDKARRKSRLKRGGDQVRVDLADVEVAESTPDGDVLRINEALERLEQEDPEQARVVVLKFFGGLTNEEVAQNLGISERTVYRQWVCAKARLFRWVKAQE, encoded by the coding sequence ATGAGCGACATCACCCTGGTCTTGCAGGCCGTCGGGCGCGGCGAAAAGCAGGCGTCCGAGGAGCTGCTGCCGCTGGTGTATGACGAACTGCGCCAGCTCGCGGCGGCGCGCATGGCGCGTGAGTCTGCCGGGCACACGCTCCAGCCAACCGCGCTGGTCCACGAGGCGTGGTTGCAACTCGTCGGCGAGGGGAGCCGTTCGTGGGCGAATCGGGCCCATTTCTTCGGGGCGGCGGCGGATGCGATGCGGCGCATTCTCGTGGACAAGGCGCGCCGCAAATCCCGCCTCAAGCGCGGCGGGGATCAGGTGCGGGTGGACCTGGCCGACGTTGAGGTTGCCGAGAGCACGCCGGACGGTGACGTGCTCCGGATCAACGAGGCCCTCGAACGGCTCGAACAGGAAGATCCGGAGCAGGCGCGGGTCGTGGTGCTGAAGTTCTTTGGCGGCCTGACCAACGAGGAAGTGGCGCAGAATCTCGGCATCAGCGAACGCACCGTTTACCGCCAGTGGGTTTGCGCCAAGGCGAGGTTGTTTCGGTGGGTGAAGGCGCAGGAGTGA
- a CDS encoding LamG-like jellyroll fold domain-containing protein, whose translation MNAALGCAAFALTCLSATAATLVSRYSFSGTNGTNVVDSVGGYTGTLRGAAAFDGSGSVVLDGTSGTYVSLPPAQLSGLTALTIDAWFTYTVPNNNVHLFSIDNGGGTGSGGSYLRYNVYDSGASHGGTNYFEGIISWGGNVLHGGSVLPQAVTNHVTLIYDPAGGVKAIYVNGVLSSSYNGTLAALSSYPQTVFTLGRSPWANSGDPYLKGAISEFRVYSGVLSESDIAANDAAGPDSIPTITVGVPQFSPTNAVYDGESVVLSCGVSGPATGHYWEWDNGSAGASFTPISGANSLTYTQDTTGLSAGYQFQYRFVATNSSSSVTSDVVTLTVNPASAPTVTVDTTPNYAARYTGGEITFSAGFEGNHPLTNQWQMSTNGGVDWFNLAGQTNTSLALTNLQFDDAGMYRLAATNAIGGNVSSGATLVVNDSSTAKFHWSAPISIVGRAADEILTNVSGSVVGAAVFGNTARAVTLGNGRIINFKSDGSVATVTGNGTATGAYPAGTGLTTSNADFDAVLNQFNWDGGPKTITLYNLQVGEQYSVQLFALDNRDTGAGESNRLASFQDVFDEADVSPTFKMGDNAYIVGTFTASSSVESIQENLPTGNNGNMNALVLRALSFTPTNQPPVITQDPQAKTVFAGHPLSFTAAADSYVVPTWRWQNGPAGGPYTNLADGGVISGATSNVLALSDATGYDGSEFRAMVSNPDGSATTLAAQLTVVPAPPMSGSVASSVLALGPVAYWPLNETNDPALGGQGVYDAAGAHDGTYLTAAQNAANGVVGVQPADGYAAFATNQGALQSTGNTDQSWATTPALNLNTNTATIGMWIYPDGIQPSAVGLLVNRNSGTVAGLGYYNNDRLGYKWNNDGNSTWSFNSGLLIPTNVWSYVAVVVEPTQAILYLYNTNGLQTATNFTAHTSMSWGGSQSNIRIGSDNSVATTFNGKIDEVTVFNRALSQSEVLTLAGMTAPPELTIERSGTALVLTWSAGHLLEADALTGPWTTNAVATSPYTNTPTGAQKFFRAVAP comes from the coding sequence TTGAATGCCGCGCTGGGTTGTGCCGCGTTCGCATTGACGTGCCTCTCGGCCACGGCGGCGACGCTGGTCAGTCGCTACAGCTTTAGCGGGACCAATGGAACCAACGTGGTGGACTCGGTGGGTGGCTACACGGGCACGTTGCGCGGGGCGGCGGCCTTTGACGGCTCGGGCAGCGTGGTTCTGGACGGGACCAGCGGAACGTATGTCAGCCTGCCACCGGCGCAATTGAGCGGGTTGACGGCGCTGACGATTGACGCCTGGTTTACCTACACGGTGCCGAACAACAACGTGCATCTTTTCTCCATTGATAACGGAGGTGGGACCGGGTCGGGAGGCAGCTACCTGCGTTACAATGTCTATGACAGCGGCGCCAGCCATGGCGGCACGAACTACTTTGAAGGCATCATCTCGTGGGGCGGCAATGTTCTCCACGGCGGCTCGGTGTTGCCGCAGGCGGTCACGAATCACGTGACGCTAATCTATGATCCCGCGGGTGGCGTGAAGGCGATCTACGTGAACGGGGTTCTGTCGTCCAGTTACAACGGAACGCTGGCCGCCTTGAGCAGCTATCCGCAGACGGTGTTCACGCTGGGCCGGTCGCCTTGGGCCAATTCCGGCGACCCTTACCTGAAGGGGGCGATCAGCGAGTTCCGTGTTTACAGCGGGGTGTTAAGCGAATCGGATATCGCCGCGAATGATGCGGCGGGGCCGGACAGCATTCCGACCATCACCGTCGGGGTGCCGCAATTCTCGCCCACCAATGCGGTTTACGATGGCGAATCCGTGGTGCTTTCCTGTGGTGTGTCGGGGCCGGCCACGGGCCATTACTGGGAATGGGACAACGGTTCCGCGGGCGCGTCGTTCACGCCGATCAGTGGCGCCAACAGTTTGACCTACACGCAGGATACCACCGGCCTCTCAGCGGGTTACCAGTTCCAATACCGGTTCGTCGCCACAAACAGCAGTTCGTCGGTGACAAGCGACGTCGTCACCCTCACGGTGAATCCCGCCAGTGCGCCGACGGTGACGGTGGACACGACACCGAACTATGCCGCGCGATACACGGGCGGCGAGATCACCTTCAGCGCCGGTTTTGAAGGCAACCATCCGCTGACCAATCAGTGGCAGATGAGCACCAACGGCGGGGTGGATTGGTTCAATCTCGCGGGCCAGACGAACACGTCACTGGCCCTCACCAATCTTCAATTTGATGATGCGGGCATGTATCGGCTGGCGGCAACCAATGCCATCGGCGGGAACGTCAGCTCGGGCGCAACGTTGGTGGTCAACGACAGTTCCACCGCCAAGTTTCATTGGTCGGCGCCGATTTCAATCGTCGGCCGGGCGGCCGATGAGATTCTGACCAACGTTTCCGGTTCCGTGGTCGGCGCGGCGGTTTTTGGCAACACCGCCCGGGCGGTCACCCTCGGCAATGGCCGGATCATCAACTTCAAGTCCGACGGCTCCGTGGCCACCGTCACGGGCAACGGCACGGCCACAGGCGCGTATCCCGCGGGCACGGGCCTGACCACCAGCAATGCCGATTTCGACGCGGTCTTGAACCAGTTCAACTGGGACGGCGGTCCCAAGACGATCACTCTCTACAACCTTCAGGTGGGCGAGCAGTATTCGGTTCAGTTGTTTGCGCTGGACAACCGCGACACCGGGGCGGGTGAATCCAACCGGCTGGCCAGCTTTCAGGATGTTTTCGATGAAGCTGACGTTTCCCCGACCTTCAAAATGGGGGACAACGCTTACATCGTCGGCACGTTCACGGCATCCAGTTCGGTCGAGAGCATTCAGGAGAATCTTCCGACCGGCAACAACGGCAACATGAACGCGCTGGTGCTGCGCGCGTTGTCATTCACGCCGACCAACCAGCCTCCGGTCATTACGCAGGATCCGCAAGCGAAGACGGTCTTCGCCGGCCATCCCTTGAGCTTTACGGCGGCGGCGGACAGCTATGTCGTTCCGACCTGGCGATGGCAGAACGGTCCGGCGGGCGGGCCATACACCAATTTGGCTGATGGGGGTGTCATCTCCGGCGCCACCTCGAACGTGCTGGCCCTGAGCGACGCAACGGGCTACGACGGGAGCGAGTTCCGGGCAATGGTATCCAATCCGGATGGCAGCGCGACGACCCTGGCGGCGCAGTTGACGGTTGTTCCCGCTCCGCCCATGTCGGGTTCGGTTGCAAGTTCGGTGCTCGCCCTCGGCCCGGTTGCCTACTGGCCGTTGAATGAAACGAACGATCCGGCACTGGGCGGGCAGGGCGTCTATGACGCCGCAGGGGCGCACGATGGAACCTATCTTACGGCCGCCCAGAACGCCGCGAACGGCGTCGTGGGCGTGCAGCCCGCGGACGGCTATGCCGCATTTGCCACGAATCAAGGCGCGTTGCAAAGCACGGGCAACACGGATCAGAGCTGGGCCACGACGCCGGCGCTGAATCTGAACACCAACACGGCGACCATTGGCATGTGGATTTATCCCGACGGGATTCAGCCATCCGCAGTGGGGTTGTTGGTGAACCGCAACAGCGGCACGGTCGCCGGCCTCGGCTACTACAACAACGACCGTTTGGGCTACAAGTGGAACAACGACGGGAATTCCACCTGGTCGTTCAACAGCGGGCTCTTGATCCCGACAAACGTCTGGTCCTACGTCGCCGTGGTGGTCGAGCCCACGCAGGCCATCTTGTATCTCTACAACACCAACGGGCTGCAAACGGCCACGAACTTCACCGCCCACACGAGCATGTCGTGGGGCGGCAGCCAGTCCAACATCCGCATCGGCAGCGATAATTCCGTGGCCACCACCTTCAACGGGAAGATTGACGAGGTGACGGTGTTCAATCGGGCGCTCAGCCAGAGCGAAGTGCTGACGCTGGCCGGGATGACGGCCCCGCCGGAACTGACCATCGAGCGGAGTGGCACGGCGCTCGTGCTGACCTGGTCTGCTGGTCACCTCCTCGAAGCGGATGCGCTCACCGGGCCCTGGACCACCAACGCGGTTGCGACATCGCCTTACACGAACACACCCACCGGCGCGCAGAAATTCTTCCGCGCGGTGGCGCCCTGA
- a CDS encoding protein kinase, which translates to MTSGSKQLEDAIFFTAIHMTDPEQRRAYLDQSCAGNPQLRSVVDEMLASQEDADRLLSRGRSAIALTAEELPREAAAAAKSGEPLPDEWIGARIDRYKILQRIGEGGCGVVYLAEQEAPVRRRVALKIIKLGLDTKSVIARFDAERQALALMDHPNIARVLDAGATGTGRPYFVMELVRGTKITEFCDANNHNTRQRLELFIQVCHAIQHAHQKGIIHRDIKPSNILVTLNDGKPLPKVIDFGIAKAIEGRLTDQTLFTPHEQLIGTPAYMSPEQAEFCALDVDTRSDIYSLGVLLYELLTGKTPFDGTTLMRSGLDEFRRTLREKEPQRPSLVLTTLHGTELRATAEHRHEEPPQLISLLKGDLDWIVMKALEKDRARRYDTANGLALDVERYLNNEPVAARPPSRLYRFQKLVSRNKVVFAAGTAVALALIAGLGTATWMFFKAEEARANEAQLRRQAEAREKLTEAVMLVNQGDFAGAARLVEAMKTPPKRPSLDGVAALRSVGEWLALQGRWRESADRFSALMEIDKLDPWGPVTLDYQSCGVVLVESGNLDGYERFREEAVARFMSETNGDAAGRILKTCLLPPVHESTLAQLQPLGSLVQQWTDAQPASVRTGWAAIPIALWKYRNGQFEESEAYCRQGMNPKEATVRTATVRLILAMASCRNGQLAEAREQLTEGRQLVEREFQSGLDRGMPGVGMWYDWVFARILLGEATKLVENPPATAPAP; encoded by the coding sequence GTGACGAGCGGCAGCAAACAACTCGAGGACGCCATCTTCTTCACGGCGATTCACATGACCGACCCGGAGCAGCGCCGCGCCTATCTGGACCAGTCCTGTGCGGGCAATCCGCAGTTGCGTTCCGTCGTGGACGAGATGCTCGCGTCACAGGAAGACGCGGACCGTTTGCTCAGCCGGGGGCGGTCGGCAATTGCCCTGACGGCAGAAGAACTTCCGAGAGAGGCGGCGGCGGCCGCGAAGTCCGGCGAACCTTTGCCGGATGAATGGATTGGCGCCCGGATTGACCGTTACAAGATTCTGCAACGGATCGGCGAAGGCGGCTGCGGCGTGGTTTACCTGGCCGAACAGGAGGCGCCCGTGCGCCGGCGCGTGGCGCTCAAGATCATCAAGCTCGGCCTGGACACCAAGAGCGTCATCGCGCGGTTCGACGCCGAACGGCAGGCGCTGGCACTGATGGATCATCCCAACATCGCGCGCGTGCTGGACGCCGGCGCGACCGGAACGGGCCGGCCGTATTTCGTGATGGAACTGGTGCGCGGGACGAAGATCACCGAGTTTTGCGACGCAAACAATCACAACACCCGGCAGCGGCTGGAGTTGTTCATCCAGGTCTGCCATGCGATCCAGCACGCACACCAGAAGGGCATCATTCACCGCGACATTAAGCCGTCGAACATCCTGGTCACCCTGAACGATGGGAAGCCGCTCCCAAAGGTGATTGATTTCGGCATCGCCAAGGCCATCGAAGGACGGCTGACAGACCAGACGTTGTTTACACCCCACGAGCAGCTCATCGGGACGCCGGCTTACATGAGCCCCGAGCAGGCGGAGTTCTGCGCGCTGGACGTGGACACGCGCAGCGACATCTACAGCCTGGGCGTGCTGCTATACGAATTGCTCACCGGCAAGACACCCTTTGACGGCACCACGCTGATGCGTTCCGGCCTCGACGAATTCCGCCGCACGTTGCGCGAAAAGGAGCCGCAACGGCCGTCGCTGGTTCTGACCACGCTGCACGGCACGGAACTGAGGGCCACCGCTGAACATCGCCACGAGGAGCCGCCCCAGTTGATCTCGCTGCTCAAGGGGGATTTGGACTGGATCGTGATGAAGGCGCTGGAGAAGGATCGCGCGCGCCGTTACGACACGGCGAACGGACTCGCGCTGGACGTGGAACGCTACCTGAACAACGAGCCCGTCGCGGCGCGTCCGCCCAGCCGGCTGTATCGCTTCCAAAAGCTCGTGAGCCGGAACAAGGTGGTTTTTGCGGCGGGCACGGCGGTGGCGCTGGCATTGATTGCGGGGCTGGGAACCGCGACCTGGATGTTCTTCAAGGCGGAGGAAGCGCGGGCCAACGAAGCCCAGTTGCGCCGGCAGGCGGAGGCGCGCGAGAAGCTGACCGAGGCCGTGATGCTGGTGAACCAGGGCGATTTTGCCGGTGCGGCGCGGCTGGTCGAGGCGATGAAGACGCCGCCGAAGCGGCCGAGCCTTGACGGCGTGGCGGCGTTGCGTTCCGTCGGTGAATGGCTTGCGCTCCAGGGCCGGTGGCGCGAGTCGGCCGATCGCTTTTCGGCGCTGATGGAGATTGACAAGCTCGATCCGTGGGGCCCGGTCACGTTGGATTACCAGTCCTGCGGCGTGGTGTTGGTCGAGAGCGGAAACCTGGACGGCTACGAGCGCTTCCGGGAAGAAGCCGTGGCGCGCTTCATGAGCGAGACCAACGGCGACGCGGCGGGGCGGATTTTGAAAACGTGCCTCCTGCCGCCCGTGCACGAAAGCACGCTGGCGCAATTGCAGCCGCTCGGAAGTCTGGTGCAGCAATGGACGGATGCGCAGCCCGCCTCGGTCCGCACCGGTTGGGCGGCCATTCCCATCGCGCTGTGGAAATATCGCAACGGCCAGTTCGAGGAATCCGAGGCGTATTGCCGTCAAGGCATGAATCCGAAGGAGGCGACCGTGCGGACTGCGACCGTTCGATTGATTCTGGCGATGGCGTCCTGCCGGAACGGCCAGCTGGCCGAAGCCCGTGAGCAGCTGACCGAAGGTCGGCAGCTCGTTGAGCGGGAATTTCAAAGTGGTCTGGATCGCGGCATGCCAGGAGTTGGCATGTGGTATGACTGGGTCTTCGCCCGCATCCTTCTGGGCGAAGCAACGAAATTGGTTGAAAATCCTCCCGCGACCGCTCCGGCTCCATAA
- a CDS encoding transketolase C-terminal domain-containing protein, giving the protein MSITYLEAIREAQARALADDPRVFIYGEDVGKFGGAFKATKNLQEQFPGRVIDAPISEDAITGFAVGAAIEGLRPIVEMQFADFSTVAFNQIVNQAATLYWRTNVPCPLVVRLPFGGTSGSGPFHSQSLETIYAHYPGLVVMTPATVEDAYSMLLEAVAIDDPVIFCEHKLLYYHLKADKLPTEAMPVGKARLAREGRDMTIVAYSAMVHEALAAADELATEGWLIEVVDLRSVKPLDTDTVMASVARTGRLLCVGESWPWGGVTAEVVARVAAEGWGLLDAPPQRLNAKDTPVPYHPNLWAAHRPTARSVAQAARRLLCM; this is encoded by the coding sequence ATGAGCATCACCTACCTCGAGGCCATCCGCGAAGCCCAAGCCAGGGCCCTGGCCGATGATCCGCGCGTGTTCATTTACGGCGAAGACGTCGGCAAGTTCGGCGGCGCCTTCAAGGCCACAAAGAACCTGCAGGAACAATTTCCCGGCCGCGTTATTGACGCGCCCATCAGCGAAGACGCCATCACCGGGTTCGCCGTGGGCGCCGCCATTGAGGGCCTGCGTCCGATCGTGGAAATGCAGTTTGCGGATTTTTCCACGGTGGCGTTCAACCAGATTGTGAATCAGGCGGCCACGCTCTACTGGCGCACGAACGTCCCGTGTCCGCTGGTGGTGCGGCTGCCCTTCGGTGGCACTTCGGGCAGCGGCCCGTTCCACAGCCAGAGTTTGGAAACCATTTACGCCCATTATCCCGGGCTCGTCGTCATGACGCCGGCCACGGTGGAGGATGCTTACAGCATGCTGCTCGAGGCGGTGGCCATTGATGACCCGGTCATTTTCTGCGAGCACAAACTGCTCTACTACCACCTCAAGGCGGACAAACTGCCGACCGAAGCCATGCCGGTGGGCAAGGCCCGGCTCGCCCGCGAAGGCCGCGACATGACCATTGTGGCTTACAGCGCAATGGTGCATGAGGCCCTCGCCGCCGCCGATGAACTGGCCACGGAAGGCTGGCTCATCGAGGTCGTGGATCTGCGCTCCGTCAAACCGCTCGACACCGACACGGTCATGGCCAGTGTGGCGCGAACCGGCCGCCTTTTGTGCGTCGGCGAATCATGGCCGTGGGGCGGCGTCACCGCCGAAGTGGTGGCCCGGGTGGCCGCCGAAGGCTGGGGATTGCTGGATGCACCGCCCCAACGCCTCAACGCCAAGGATACGCCGGTGCCGTATCATCCCAATCTCTGGGCGGCGCACCGTCCGACCGCCCGCAGCGTGGCGCAGGCCGCGCGGCGTCTTTTGTGCATGTAA
- a CDS encoding dihydrolipoamide acetyltransferase family protein: MPQIPIIMPQLGESIAEATVINFLVPPGGDIGLDQDIIEVETSKATMTVASPCSGRVQSYLAKLNESYPVGAVLGYLEVTQEEAARAGLDAPAPAAPAEDQLPTTAASANSAAPAGNKTVQPTVRGLPVPANAAGASFMSPRMKARMNELGLHAADVAGIAGSGAANRVTIEDLEKFIANLEKLRMSPASSMRVAVADAMRRSWTRPLATVGLPACFEALLAHRKASNPKPGPALYALRALAIALRENSAPAGRLIGSKIVHPPAIDIGFAVEAEDGVLVPVLRDVDKKPLAELVARYDELIRLAHQRKLPLDATGGSIATVTNFGTFGLIWATPIPLPEQTLVLGIGAGRKVPSWDEAKGQFVPVTEAYLTLSFDHRVLDGGAAGRLLKRVSDLLQAPENL; encoded by the coding sequence ATGCCGCAAATTCCCATCATCATGCCGCAGTTGGGCGAGTCCATCGCCGAGGCCACCGTCATCAATTTCCTTGTCCCGCCCGGCGGCGACATCGGCCTGGACCAGGACATCATCGAAGTGGAAACCAGCAAGGCCACCATGACCGTCGCCTCGCCGTGCAGCGGCCGGGTGCAAAGCTACCTGGCCAAACTCAACGAGAGTTATCCGGTGGGCGCCGTGCTGGGTTACCTCGAGGTAACCCAAGAAGAGGCCGCGCGCGCGGGGCTGGATGCACCGGCGCCCGCAGCCCCCGCGGAAGACCAGTTGCCCACCACGGCGGCCTCCGCCAACTCGGCGGCGCCGGCGGGAAACAAGACCGTTCAGCCCACCGTGCGCGGCTTGCCGGTGCCGGCCAACGCGGCCGGAGCGAGCTTCATGTCCCCGCGCATGAAGGCGCGCATGAATGAACTGGGGCTGCACGCCGCCGATGTCGCCGGCATTGCCGGCAGCGGGGCGGCCAACCGGGTCACCATCGAGGATCTGGAAAAATTCATCGCGAACCTCGAAAAGCTGCGCATGAGCCCGGCCTCCTCCATGCGGGTGGCCGTGGCCGACGCCATGCGGCGCAGCTGGACGCGGCCCCTGGCGACGGTCGGATTGCCCGCGTGCTTTGAGGCCTTGCTCGCGCATCGCAAGGCGTCCAATCCCAAGCCCGGTCCCGCGCTGTATGCGCTGCGGGCGCTGGCGATTGCACTGCGCGAAAACAGCGCGCCGGCGGGCCGTTTGATCGGCTCCAAAATCGTTCATCCGCCCGCCATCGACATCGGCTTCGCAGTTGAAGCCGAGGACGGCGTGCTGGTGCCGGTGCTGCGTGACGTGGACAAGAAGCCGCTGGCCGAGCTGGTGGCGCGTTACGATGAACTCATCCGTCTGGCGCATCAGCGGAAGCTGCCGCTCGACGCGACCGGCGGTTCCATTGCCACCGTGACGAACTTCGGCACGTTCGGTCTGATCTGGGCGACGCCGATTCCGCTGCCGGAACAAACGCTCGTGCTCGGCATCGGAGCCGGGCGCAAGGTGCCGAGCTGGGATGAAGCCAAAGGCCAGTTTGTGCCGGTGACGGAGGCCTATTTGACCTTGAGCTTCGATCATCGCGTGCTGGATGGCGGGGCGGCGGGCCGTTTGCTGAAGCGGGTGTCCGACCTCTTGCAGGCGCCGGAAAATCTCTGA
- a CDS encoding thiamine pyrophosphate-dependent dehydrogenase E1 component subunit alpha produces MLLSRVLEEKLASLYRAGKIHGGVFVGRGQEAFSVAAGLHLRKGDVFAPSIRDMAGRLAFGEPVIDAVRTYLGSPLGPMRSRDGNVHRGRPQDGLLPMISHLGSMISVVNGVLFARRLRGITDVVGATCLGDGGTSTGAFHEGLNQAAVEKLPLVMLIANNRYAYSTPNDRQFACRSLLDKAVGYGIEGVEIDGTDLIACLQAVGGAVARAREGRGPQLVVANLLRLCGHGEHDDGSYIDSRVKAQHGRDCLKTSEDMLLQEGWMTAAGLEELRNEAVQQVETIVATVQREGAPDPFQHDWNAISSAHLHELHTEA; encoded by the coding sequence ATGCTGCTAAGCCGGGTCTTGGAGGAGAAGCTGGCCAGCCTTTATCGCGCCGGCAAGATCCACGGCGGCGTGTTCGTGGGGCGCGGGCAGGAGGCTTTTAGCGTGGCGGCAGGGCTTCACCTGCGGAAGGGCGATGTCTTTGCGCCCAGCATTCGCGACATGGCGGGGCGGCTGGCCTTCGGCGAGCCGGTCATCGACGCCGTGCGCACCTACCTTGGCTCGCCCTTGGGCCCGATGCGCAGCCGCGACGGCAACGTGCACCGGGGCCGGCCGCAGGATGGTTTGCTGCCGATGATCAGCCATCTCGGCTCCATGATTTCCGTCGTCAATGGGGTGCTGTTCGCCCGCCGGTTGCGCGGCATCACCGACGTGGTGGGCGCGACCTGTCTCGGGGATGGCGGCACCTCCACGGGAGCGTTTCACGAAGGGCTGAATCAGGCCGCCGTCGAAAAACTCCCGCTGGTCATGCTGATTGCCAACAACCGCTACGCCTATTCCACGCCGAATGACCGCCAGTTCGCCTGCCGTTCGCTGCTGGACAAGGCGGTCGGCTACGGCATCGAAGGGGTCGAGATTGACGGCACCGACCTGATTGCCTGTTTGCAGGCGGTGGGCGGCGCCGTGGCCCGCGCCCGGGAAGGGCGGGGGCCGCAGTTGGTGGTCGCCAACCTGCTTCGCCTGTGCGGTCATGGCGAGCATGATGACGGCAGCTACATCGATTCGCGGGTCAAGGCCCAGCACGGCCGGGATTGTCTCAAGACGAGCGAGGACATGCTGTTGCAGGAAGGGTGGATGACGGCCGCAGGACTGGAAGAATTGCGGAACGAGGCGGTGCAGCAGGTGGAGACGATCGTGGCGACCGTGCAACGCGAAGGGGCGCCCGATCCTTTTCAGCACGACTGGAACGCCATTTCGAGTGCGCATTTGCATGAACTTCACACCGAAGCCTAG